A window from Molothrus aeneus isolate 106 chromosome 26, BPBGC_Maene_1.0, whole genome shotgun sequence encodes these proteins:
- the CCDC57 gene encoding coiled-coil domain-containing protein 57 codes for MPSRTARLLPGWGALPRGGSGAARPALHTGRALGPIAAAATPPSATGSSAHGPRLCSAAPPAPAPSGAPAPHKASARALRCLRTVQRGAGPCRHECCTGCPEEEDLSHGLQLMNGFLLLRSKQQLPLAAEREWILKQSKMQAELNWQQLCENAECNWYQKSEDPTHSLSSSREEVQADLQKTDYRLHEVKSVLSAFTVEREQTIQASFNHSISPEGEKQIFQYDDESSLYKYIPALEIKKLQEQNASLRAAIAQMRKEMESLDEQMLSSLPQTEGGQLAEQGSLNTNKISAGTTLSNIKVSSTKLDCLVNPDTEEGPEPKVLEENMVNFGQQLPDVGTGNGCQYSVKHTLQGMQNKLKEAARKISILSQEKRQLIEMGNRLRAELGMVLKEGVWHPVSSKHCTDCVASGSLLPRELVKRTQCQLSVLKHLQHRLTTQELQCTRQQHPSRFSSLTACSSLKEEEAPSSCGEETELPSSEVWIDFSIENHGPDTFSATKEDTTTEIVQTQLLSQSPSHVQQVQLSSSRMQNFCQILDTGSSHSLLSPRKNTGRGEFEVVHSIKQSEEFWQNVKAKDKLETSAEDLTVRGTRLEVQQKLKSRSLFCAHLLKPKISSSMTKIRNYNIKD; via the exons ATGCCC AGCCGCACGGCCCGTCTGCTCCCGGGCTGGGGAGCGCTCCCGCGCGgcggctctggggctgctcgcCCCGCCCTCCACACGGGGCGCGCCCTGGGTCCTATCGCCGCCGCGGCGACTCCCCCCTCCGCTACAGGTTCTTCGGCGCACGGGCCCCGGCTGTGCAGCGCGGCTCCACCGGCGCCGGCTCCGAGCGGGGCCCCGGCGCCTCACAAGGCATCCGCACGAGCTTTGCGCTGCTTGCGTACAGTGCAACGCGGGGCTGGACCCTGCCGGCACGAATGCTGCACTGGCTGTCCGGAGGAAGAGGACCTGAGCCACGGACTTCAACTTATGAATGGATTTCTGCTGTTGAG GTCTAAACAACAACTGCCTCTGGCAGCTGAGCGAGAATGGATTCTGAAACAGAGTAAAATGCAAGCAGAACTTaactggcagcagctctgtgagaaTGCTGAATGTAATTGGTATCAGAAATCAGAGGATCCAACACACAGCCTATCTTCATCAAGAGAGGAG GTTCAAGCTGATCTACAGAAAACAGACTACAGGTTGCATGAAGTGAAGAGTGTTCTTTCTGCTTTTACTGTTGAGAGAGAGCAGACAATACAAGCATCGTTTAATCACAGTATTTCACCTGAAGGGGAGAAACAG ataTTTCAGTATGATGATGAAAGTTCTCTGTATAAATATATCCCtgctttggaaataaaaaagctgCAGGAACAGAATGCCAGCCTTCGGGCTGCTATTGCAcaaatgaggaaagaaatggagaGTCTTGATGAGCAGATGTTGTCTTCTCTTCCTCAAACAGAAGGCGGACAGCTTGCAGAGCAAG GTTCattaaacacaaacaaaatttcAGCTGGAACCACACTGAGCAACATCAAAGTCAGTTCAACTAAGTTGGATTGTTTAGTAAACCCAGACACAGAAGAG GGTCCAGAACCCAAAGTTCTTGAAGAAAATATGGTCAATTTTGGACAACAGCTACCTGATGTAGGTACTGGTAATGGTTGTCAATATAGTGTCAAACACACTCTACAAGGAATGCAAAATAAACTCAaggaagcagcaagaaaaatttCAATTCTGAGCCAAGAAAAGCGGCAGCTGATTGAAATGGGAAACAGACTCAGGGCAGAACTTGGAATGGTGTTAAAGGAAG GAGTCTGGCATCCTGTTAGCTCTAAACACTGCACAGATTGTGTTGCCTCTGGTAGTCTTCTTCCAAGAGAACTTGTCAAAAGAACACAGTGTCAGCTATCAGTTCTAAAGCATCTACAGCACAGACTCACAACACAG GAGCTGCAGTGCACAAGGCAACAGCATCCTTCAAGGTTCTCTTCTCTTACTGCCTGCTCTAgcttaaaggaagaagaagctcCAAGCAGCTGTGGAGAAGAAACAGAATTACCATCCAGTGAG GTTTGGATAGATTTCTCTATTGAAAATCATGGGCCAGATACCTTCTCAGCAACAAAGGAAGATACAACCACAGAGATTGTTCAAACTCAGCTGCTCAGTCAGAGTCCTAGTCATGTCCAACAGGTTCAGCTTTCTTCATCTAGAATGCAAAATTTCTGTCAAATTTTAGATACGGGATCAAGCCATTCTCTACTCAGTCCTCGAAAGAACACCGGCCGGG GGGAGTTTGAAGTTGTACATTCAATCAAGCAATCTGAAGAATTTTGGCAAAATGTCAAAGCCAAGGATAAACTTGAAACATCAGCCGAAGATTTGACAGTCAGAGGAACAAGGCTGGAAGTTCAGCAGAAGTTAAAATCCAGGAGTTTGTTTTGTGCTCAtctattaaaaccaaaaatctctTCCAGCATGACAAAAATCCGCAATTACAATATTAAAGACTGA